Proteins encoded by one window of Pseudomonadota bacterium:
- the pth gene encoding aminoacyl-tRNA hydrolase, protein MPEKRVCLIAGLGNPGNTYAKTRHNAGFMVIDALADIFSIPVEKKKFETIYGRGIIEGINVILTKPVAFMNKSGLPVYSLSNFYKILQKDILIIYDDIDLAFGRIKINPRGGSGGHKGIISLINSFGNDNISRIRIGIGRSESGTSVSNYVLDKFSAKEKDTLNLIIKTACDAAVTILYSGIEEAMNRFNDKRNIL, encoded by the coding sequence ATGCCAGAAAAAAGAGTTTGCCTTATTGCCGGTTTAGGTAATCCCGGCAATACATATGCAAAAACCCGTCATAATGCCGGATTTATGGTAATTGATGCATTAGCTGATATTTTTTCAATTCCGGTTGAGAAAAAAAAGTTTGAAACAATATATGGACGCGGGATTATAGAAGGCATAAATGTTATACTGACAAAACCTGTTGCCTTTATGAACAAAAGCGGACTTCCGGTTTATTCTCTTTCAAATTTTTATAAAATATTACAAAAAGATATATTGATCATATATGATGATATAGATCTTGCTTTCGGAAGAATCAAAATAAATCCGAGGGGAGGATCTGGAGGTCATAAGGGCATTATATCTTTAATAAATTCCTTTGGAAACGATAATATTTCCAGGATTCGCATAGGTATAGGACGTTCTGAATCCGGTACAAGTGTTTCAAACTATGTTCTCGATAAATTTAGTGCCAAAGAAAAAGATACGTTAAACCTCATAATTAAAACGGCCTGTGATGCTGCGGTAACGATTCTTTATAGCGGCATAGAAGAAGCAATGAACAGGTTTAATGATAAAAGAAATATTTTATGA
- a CDS encoding DUF1844 domain-containing protein, with the protein MPEENKPNFTVKDRRIFSQEDESIDEKEKADETKVEDSTKQKKSKNEPSDKRPDNNDAQACLPEINFPTFIMSLNASALVNLGIVENPATGNKETNLTIAKQTIDILSMLEEKTRGNLSKDEEGMLKSILYDLRIIYVKEKK; encoded by the coding sequence ATGCCTGAAGAAAATAAACCAAATTTTACAGTAAAAGACCGAAGAATTTTTTCCCAGGAAGATGAAAGTATTGATGAAAAAGAAAAAGCAGATGAAACAAAAGTTGAGGACTCAACAAAACAAAAGAAAAGCAAAAATGAGCCTTCAGATAAAAGACCGGATAATAATGATGCTCAAGCATGTTTGCCTGAAATTAATTTTCCAACCTTTATTATGTCTCTAAATGCATCTGCACTTGTAAACCTTGGGATTGTTGAAAATCCGGCAACCGGAAATAAAGAAACCAATCTTACCATTGCCAAACAGACAATAGATATTTTAAGTATGCTGGAAGAAAAAACCAGAGGTAATTTATCAAAAGATGAAGAAGGAATGCTAAAAAGCATACTTTATGATTTAAGAATTATTTATGTGAAAGAAAAAAAATAA
- the ispE gene encoding 4-(cytidine 5'-diphospho)-2-C-methyl-D-erythritol kinase → MKIFSPAKVNLFLHVLGKRPDGYHEIETLMCCVSLYDIMHINFTNGATSLTCTDQEIPCDEKNHAIKAVNLFSGKLKKNIAVKIHIEKKIPSGAGLGGGSSNAASVLSALNIHFGHPFSIEEIMSMGLEIGADVPFFLFNKPALATGIGEKLEEYALKLAYKILIVYPGFSVSTADVYKNLNLGLTNCKKKFKSLSLKQEFDAQLLCNDLEYVTASMYPEINTIKEALLKQKASGVLMSGSGSSVFGLFPDSNSAANAVTVLSQNRGWRIFVVDSIN, encoded by the coding sequence TTGAAAATCTTTTCTCCAGCGAAAGTCAATCTGTTTTTGCATGTATTAGGAAAAAGACCCGATGGCTATCATGAAATTGAAACATTAATGTGTTGTGTGAGTTTATATGATATAATGCATATTAATTTTACTAATGGCGCTACTTCCCTTACATGTACCGATCAGGAAATTCCATGTGATGAAAAAAATCATGCCATAAAAGCTGTTAATCTTTTTTCGGGGAAATTAAAAAAAAATATAGCGGTTAAGATACATATAGAAAAAAAAATTCCTTCAGGTGCAGGGCTTGGGGGAGGAAGCAGCAATGCCGCATCTGTATTATCAGCATTAAACATTCACTTCGGCCATCCGTTTTCAATAGAAGAAATAATGTCAATGGGACTTGAAATTGGTGCGGATGTCCCCTTTTTTTTATTTAATAAACCTGCTTTGGCAACCGGTATAGGTGAAAAGCTTGAAGAATATGCTTTGAAATTGGCCTATAAGATCTTGATTGTTTACCCCGGGTTTAGCGTTTCAACTGCAGATGTTTATAAAAATCTTAATTTAGGATTGACAAATTGTAAAAAAAAATTTAAGAGCTTATCCCTTAAACAGGAATTTGATGCGCAGCTTCTTTGTAATGATCTTGAGTATGTTACTGCTTCAATGTATCCTGAAATAAATACAATAAAAGAGGCTTTATTAAAGCAAAAAGCTTCGGGTGTTCTTATGTCTGGAAGCGGATCTTCAGTATTCGGTCTTTTTCCCGATAGCAACAGTGCAGCAAACGCGGTTACTGTTCTTTCGCAAAATAGAGGGTGGCGTATATTTGTTGTGGATTCAATAAATTGA
- a CDS encoding TIGR01212 family radical SAM protein (This family includes YhcC from E. coli K-12, an uncharacterized radical SAM protein.) → MLKNRYYDLNSYFRNIFGCRTHKITVDAGFDCPNRDGTISNGGCIYCNARGSGTGAHAKGLSITQQLIAGKAAVSKRFKTKNFIAYFQAFSNTYASYEKLKSFYDEALSVENIAGLAIGTRPDCINDSVLKLLENYAKNYHIWVEYGLQSIHDETLLLINRGHDFNCFVNAVNMTKGRGIKICAHVILGLPGEEKTHMLKTAKALAKLKIDGIKLHLLYVVKGTKMEDLYLSGNYRCLEQDEYAQLVCDFIELLPENVVIHRLTGDPHPKELLAPLWSLEKPETLFLIKDILENRNSRQGKFYPDKKDIESF, encoded by the coding sequence ATTTTGAAAAACAGATATTATGATTTAAATTCTTATTTTAGAAATATATTTGGGTGCAGGACACATAAAATCACAGTTGATGCAGGATTTGATTGCCCTAACAGGGACGGTACAATCTCAAACGGAGGCTGTATTTACTGCAATGCACGGGGTTCCGGTACAGGCGCTCACGCTAAAGGGCTTTCTATAACCCAACAGCTTATAGCGGGAAAAGCCGCTGTTTCAAAAAGGTTTAAAACAAAAAATTTCATAGCCTACTTCCAGGCATTTTCTAATACCTATGCTTCTTACGAAAAGCTAAAAAGCTTTTATGATGAAGCATTGTCTGTTGAAAATATTGCAGGCCTTGCAATTGGAACAAGGCCGGATTGCATTAATGATTCTGTGCTTAAGCTTCTTGAAAATTATGCAAAAAATTATCATATATGGGTTGAATATGGATTACAATCCATCCACGATGAAACACTTTTGCTGATCAACAGAGGGCATGATTTTAATTGTTTTGTAAACGCTGTAAATATGACCAAAGGCAGGGGCATAAAAATCTGTGCTCATGTTATTTTAGGTCTTCCCGGAGAAGAAAAAACACATATGCTAAAAACGGCAAAAGCTTTGGCAAAGCTTAAAATAGACGGGATTAAGCTTCATCTTTTATATGTTGTTAAAGGCACAAAAATGGAGGATCTTTATTTAAGTGGCAACTACAGATGCCTTGAACAGGATGAATATGCACAGCTTGTATGTGATTTTATAGAGCTTCTCCCTGAAAATGTGGTTATCCATCGCCTGACAGGAGATCCTCACCCTAAAGAACTTTTAGCACCGCTTTGGTCTCTGGAAAAGCCGGAAACGCTCTTTCTAATTAAAGACATACTTGAAAACAGAAATTCACGGCAGGGAAAATTTTATCCGGACAAAAAAGATATAGAAAGCTTTTGA
- a CDS encoding ribose-phosphate pyrophosphokinase yields MSDYVIFSGNSSIDLSNKICDYLKVDLGDAKVKTFSDGEIQIEINENVRSKDVFVVQSTCAPVNDNLIELLLMVDALKRSSARRITAVIPYYGYARQDKKVAPRVPISAKLVADLLTVAGTNRLITMDLHAGQIQGFFNIPVDNLFAAPVIIDYIKSNFENNLVIVSPDAGGAERARAYAKRLNCDLAVIDKRREVPNKVKGMSVIGDVREKIAIIIDDMVDTAGTLTEAAVAIIKNGAKEIHACCSHPVLSGLAISRITDSPLKSLVVTDTIPLNKEALACNKIKVLSSYKLVGEAIIRSYNGDSVTSLFI; encoded by the coding sequence ATGAGTGATTATGTAATCTTTTCCGGCAACTCAAGCATTGATTTGTCTAATAAAATATGTGATTATCTTAAAGTTGATCTTGGCGATGCCAAAGTTAAAACCTTTAGTGACGGTGAGATACAGATTGAAATAAATGAAAATGTAAGATCAAAAGATGTTTTTGTTGTTCAATCAACATGTGCACCGGTTAATGATAATCTTATTGAGTTGCTTTTGATGGTAGATGCGCTAAAACGTTCTTCAGCAAGGAGAATAACCGCTGTTATACCTTATTACGGTTATGCAAGGCAGGACAAAAAAGTAGCTCCTCGTGTTCCTATAAGCGCTAAGCTGGTTGCAGATCTGCTTACTGTAGCAGGAACAAACAGGCTTATTACCATGGATTTACATGCAGGTCAGATTCAGGGTTTTTTTAATATTCCTGTGGATAATTTGTTTGCGGCTCCTGTAATTATAGATTATATTAAATCTAATTTTGAAAACAACCTTGTTATTGTATCTCCGGATGCCGGTGGTGCTGAAAGGGCAAGAGCATATGCGAAGCGCCTTAATTGCGATCTGGCTGTGATAGATAAACGCAGAGAGGTGCCAAACAAAGTAAAAGGTATGTCGGTAATAGGCGACGTCAGAGAAAAGATTGCGATAATTATAGACGATATGGTCGATACAGCCGGTACTCTCACGGAGGCTGCAGTAGCAATTATTAAAAACGGAGCAAAAGAAATTCATGCCTGTTGCTCGCATCCGGTTTTATCAGGTCTGGCAATTTCGCGTATTACTGATTCGCCTCTTAAAAGCCTTGTCGTTACGGATACGATACCTCTGAATAAAGAAGCTTTAGCATGCAATAAAATAAAGGTATTATCATCATATAAGCTTGTTGGTGAGGCCATAATCCGAAGTTATAACGGAGATTCGGTAACATCGCTGTTTATTTAA
- a CDS encoding 50S ribosomal protein L25/general stress protein Ctc, giving the protein MELLKIKAKLRESTGNSPARALRRMGEVPAVIYGPGKDTVLLSISNKDLEDILKKGNIKQALLNIEIQNGSSHARTAMIKELQTHPLSRKLLHVDFYEIAMDRKIKVKIPVVTKGIAKGIDSGGMLQVIKRELEVLCLPVGIPESIEVDITELDIGDSIHVKDIVMPEGVEFPDDVNYTVVTVLSTKSEEKEVEEEVDEVVAEDTAGKQETKSEEKE; this is encoded by the coding sequence TTGGAGTTATTAAAAATTAAAGCAAAATTAAGAGAATCTACCGGCAACAGTCCGGCAAGAGCATTAAGGCGTATGGGTGAAGTTCCGGCTGTAATATACGGCCCGGGGAAAGATACGGTTTTATTATCTATTTCAAATAAAGACCTTGAAGATATACTAAAAAAAGGAAATATTAAACAGGCGCTTTTAAACATTGAGATACAAAACGGCTCCTCACATGCCAGAACAGCAATGATTAAGGAATTGCAAACTCATCCGTTATCCAGAAAGCTACTGCATGTTGATTTTTATGAAATTGCAATGGATAGGAAAATCAAGGTAAAGATTCCTGTTGTTACCAAGGGTATTGCAAAAGGGATAGATTCGGGCGGAATGCTTCAGGTAATCAAGAGGGAACTAGAAGTATTATGTTTACCCGTTGGAATTCCGGAATCAATTGAAGTTGACATTACCGAGCTTGACATTGGCGATTCCATACATGTTAAAGATATAGTTATGCCAGAAGGAGTTGAATTTCCGGATGATGTAAATTATACGGTAGTTACGGTTCTTTCTACCAAGTCCGAAGAAAAAGAAGTTGAAGAAGAAGTGGATGAGGTTGTAGCAGAAGATACAGCAGGCAAGCAGGAAACGAAATCAGAAGAGAAAGAATAA
- a CDS encoding DegQ family serine endoprotease: MWLDKFAAIKGQKAVFIVLAIATIVLVFSCFNSLSDSNAQPAVGQKAITDASGFDKEINPPETRMIPESFSDLAEMASPAVVNIQTVRTAKTKNMFRQFRRGPSGDDDPMEDFFNKFFGPNQQREFKQRSLGSGFIIDKEGYIVTNNHVVQDSDKIKVILKNEKEYNAEIIGRDPNTDLALIKIKDKNNLPVLKLGNSDALKVGQWVVAIGSPFGLEHTVTAGIVSAKGRVIGSGPYDDYIQTDASINPGNSGGPLLNMNGEVIGINTIIIAGGQGIGFAIPINLAGGIVDQLKKYGDVTRGWLGVTIQDLPADISEYLGIEDGKGVLVSDVIPGDPADKAGIRSKDIITEINDQKIDSSRTLLKIVAAMSVGKSAKIKVLRNGKEKIVNVEIAKRLDEKIASARDSSRGQSDDDIGIRVADLTPDIARNFNISDNEGAVVVAIDPDGLAAEAGIVPGDIIKEINHQPIKSVREYAEELNKIKKDKSLNILLRRNKVGYILVKISK, from the coding sequence ATGTGGCTTGATAAATTTGCAGCAATTAAGGGGCAAAAGGCAGTTTTTATTGTTTTGGCTATAGCAACAATTGTTTTGGTGTTTTCATGTTTTAACTCTTTGTCAGACAGTAACGCACAACCTGCTGTAGGCCAAAAAGCAATTACGGATGCGTCGGGTTTCGATAAAGAAATAAATCCGCCTGAAACAAGGATGATTCCGGAAAGTTTTAGTGATCTTGCAGAAATGGCCAGTCCGGCAGTAGTAAATATCCAGACAGTAAGAACTGCGAAAACAAAAAATATGTTCCGCCAGTTTCGCAGAGGGCCATCCGGAGATGATGACCCTATGGAAGATTTTTTCAACAAATTCTTCGGCCCTAACCAGCAAAGAGAATTTAAACAGCGCAGCCTTGGCTCAGGGTTTATAATTGATAAAGAAGGATATATAGTTACAAATAATCATGTAGTGCAAGACTCTGATAAAATAAAAGTTATATTAAAAAATGAGAAAGAATATAATGCCGAAATCATTGGTCGTGATCCAAATACTGATCTTGCGCTTATTAAAATAAAAGATAAAAACAATCTTCCGGTTTTGAAACTTGGCAATTCCGATGCATTGAAAGTCGGCCAGTGGGTTGTAGCAATAGGTAGTCCGTTTGGTTTGGAGCACACAGTGACGGCCGGAATAGTCAGCGCAAAAGGTCGGGTAATAGGTTCCGGCCCTTATGATGATTATATCCAGACTGATGCTTCAATCAATCCCGGCAACAGCGGCGGGCCTTTGTTGAATATGAACGGTGAGGTTATAGGTATAAATACGATTATCATTGCAGGCGGACAGGGCATCGGGTTTGCGATACCTATAAATCTTGCTGGGGGAATCGTTGATCAGTTGAAAAAATATGGTGACGTAACCAGAGGATGGCTTGGTGTCACTATCCAGGATTTGCCTGCCGATATATCTGAATATTTAGGTATTGAAGATGGAAAAGGTGTTCTTGTTTCAGATGTTATTCCCGGAGATCCTGCCGATAAGGCGGGAATAAGGTCAAAGGACATTATTACTGAGATTAACGATCAAAAAATTGACTCAAGCAGAACTCTTCTTAAAATAGTAGCTGCAATGAGTGTAGGCAAAAGTGCTAAAATCAAGGTGTTGCGAAATGGCAAGGAAAAGATAGTTAATGTTGAAATTGCCAAAAGATTGGATGAGAAAATAGCTTCAGCCAGGGATTCCTCAAGAGGGCAGTCAGATGATGATATAGGTATTCGTGTTGCCGATCTTACTCCTGATATAGCAAGAAATTTTAATATTTCTGATAATGAGGGTGCTGTTGTGGTTGCAATTGATCCCGATGGCTTAGCTGCCGAAGCCGGTATAGTACCCGGCGATATTATCAAAGAAATAAATCATCAGCCTATAAAATCTGTAAGAGAATATGCTGAAGAACTAAACAAAATCAAAAAGGATAAATCTTTAAATATTCTTTTGCGAAGAAATAAAGTCGGCTATATTTTAGTAAAAATTTCAAAATAA
- a CDS encoding CarD family transcriptional regulator yields the protein MRRSCNAVSAATDTNAKINGGRAGVRFIRKEVREFHVGDLAVYPAHGVGRIEAIENKIINGEKHDFYIIKVLENGMVIMIPTWNVDSVGLRDVISEGEVTKIYDFMKSKKETPIDTQTWNRRYRDYMDKIKTGSLYDVAEVFRDLYLLKLTKDLSFGERKLFDTAQTLLVKELSTARQTSEDKIFSEIESLFTAKDKPKD from the coding sequence ATGCGAAGGTCTTGTAACGCGGTATCGGCAGCAACCGATACTAACGCAAAAATAAACGGTGGACGAGCTGGAGTACGCTTCATAAGAAAAGAAGTACGTGAATTTCATGTGGGTGACCTTGCTGTATATCCTGCACATGGAGTCGGGCGGATAGAAGCTATTGAAAATAAAATTATAAATGGCGAAAAGCACGATTTTTATATCATAAAAGTTCTTGAAAACGGAATGGTTATTATGATTCCGACATGGAACGTTGATTCGGTTGGGTTAAGGGACGTAATAAGTGAAGGAGAAGTTACTAAAATTTATGATTTTATGAAAAGCAAGAAAGAAACTCCTATCGATACCCAAACATGGAACCGAAGATACAGAGATTATATGGACAAAATCAAAACAGGTTCATTATATGATGTTGCAGAGGTTTTCAGGGATCTTTACCTTTTGAAATTAACAAAAGATCTTTCTTTCGGAGAGCGAAAACTTTTTGATACGGCTCAAACTCTTCTGGTAAAAGAGCTCTCAACCGCAAGACAAACCAGCGAGGACAAAATATTTTCTGAAATTGAATCTTTATTTACTGCTAAAGATAAGCCAAAGGATTAA
- a CDS encoding RluA family pseudouridine synthase yields the protein MIQDAAGSCRRHPKSNQNNSIQSLSTTCITRISSDEFTFHADESVSGKRLDIVVSSSVPSCSRSIAASLITKGKITVEDRIKKPSYKVKCGDKITGTIPDPEPVLFLPEPIELNILYEDSDIIVINKQPGIVVHPAPGHYSGTLVNALLFHCPDLTGIGGEIRPGIVHRLDKDTSGALVVAKNDISHANISLQFKERMVKKKYIALVYGNMEPDSGSIKLPIGRHPSDRKKMSVLTRKPKMAETLWKVIERFKVVTLIEIDLKTGRTHQIRVHCAAKRHPVVGDQVYGNKSNLSVNSNNSKKNQEFSIQVKRHMLHAWKIRFVHPVTNKTMEFEAPMPEDMKEFISSLKELS from the coding sequence ATGATCCAAGATGCCGCTGGCTCCTGTCGGCGGCATCCAAAATCTAATCAAAATAATAGTATTCAATCTTTATCTACAACCTGCATCACCCGTATATCTTCGGATGAGTTTACATTCCATGCAGACGAATCCGTTTCCGGAAAACGGCTTGATATTGTTGTATCATCTTCTGTTCCTTCCTGTTCACGATCAATTGCCGCTTCTCTTATAACCAAAGGGAAAATAACAGTTGAGGATCGTATAAAAAAACCAAGTTATAAAGTAAAATGCGGCGATAAAATCACAGGAACAATTCCTGACCCGGAACCGGTCTTATTTCTTCCCGAACCCATAGAATTAAATATTCTTTATGAAGATTCAGATATAATAGTTATAAACAAGCAACCAGGAATAGTGGTACATCCTGCACCGGGTCATTATTCGGGAACTCTGGTTAATGCTCTTTTATTTCATTGTCCCGATTTAACCGGGATAGGAGGTGAAATAAGACCAGGTATTGTTCACAGGCTTGATAAAGATACCTCAGGAGCTCTTGTAGTTGCAAAAAATGATATTTCCCATGCTAATATTAGTTTGCAGTTTAAGGAAAGAATGGTTAAAAAGAAATATATCGCTCTTGTTTACGGTAACATGGAGCCGGATTCCGGATCAATAAAACTTCCCATAGGAAGGCATCCTTCAGATAGAAAAAAAATGTCCGTTTTAACCCGCAAGCCTAAAATGGCAGAAACTTTATGGAAAGTTATTGAGCGTTTTAAAGTTGTAACACTCATTGAAATAGATCTTAAAACCGGACGCACCCACCAGATAAGGGTTCACTGTGCGGCAAAAAGACATCCAGTTGTAGGGGATCAGGTTTATGGCAATAAATCAAACCTATCTGTCAACTCAAATAACTCAAAAAAAAACCAAGAATTTTCTATACAGGTAAAAAGGCATATGCTTCATGCCTGGAAAATAAGATTTGTTCATCCTGTTACAAATAAAACAATGGAATTTGAAGCACCAATGCCTGAAGACATGAAAGAATTTATCAGTTCATTAAAAGAACTGTCATAA
- the serA gene encoding phosphoglycerate dehydrogenase: MKVLVSDNLDPIGIRMFQDEDGIEVDFKPGLSPEDLKEIIGDYDGLAIRSATKVTADLLSAAKQLKVVGRAGIGLDNVDIPAATKHGVIVMNTPGGNVITTAEHAIAMMMAMTRNIPWGTASLKAGKWEKKNLEGRELYNKILGIIGFGKIGSIVADRARGLKMQVVVYDPFVTPEQIEKAGYTYVTLDDLYAKADYITVHVPKLKDTLNLLNKDAFDKMKNGVMIINCARGGIINEDDLYNAIKSGKVAGTALDVFEKEPPGASPLFELDRVICTPHLGASTQEAQVNVATAVAGQIIDYLKNGTIANAVNVPSVTGELLKKIGPFLLLADKMGSLLTQLSKGPFKEIVIEYTGHFDDLDMSPVSTAVLRGLLVPIVKDDVNFVNANFIAKERGIKVTETVAADSEDFINLITIKGITSDKTYVVAGTIFGKKDPRIVRINNFRLEMHPSGHLALVQNLDKPGAIGSIGTVLGKNSINIGRMQVGQEEEGERNIILLKTDLPIPESVLEELRALPLVKTITLLEL; the protein is encoded by the coding sequence ATGAAAGTACTTGTAAGCGATAATCTGGATCCTATAGGAATCCGGATGTTTCAGGATGAAGATGGAATAGAAGTTGATTTCAAACCCGGTTTGTCTCCCGAAGATCTCAAGGAAATTATAGGTGATTATGATGGTCTTGCCATAAGAAGCGCCACAAAAGTTACGGCCGATCTTTTAAGCGCAGCAAAGCAACTTAAGGTTGTCGGCAGAGCCGGAATCGGTCTTGATAATGTTGATATCCCTGCTGCTACCAAACATGGTGTGATTGTAATGAACACTCCGGGTGGAAATGTTATTACAACCGCAGAACATGCAATTGCAATGATGATGGCCATGACAAGAAACATTCCATGGGGAACTGCTTCTCTTAAAGCTGGAAAATGGGAAAAGAAAAATCTTGAAGGCCGCGAACTATACAATAAAATCCTGGGTATAATCGGCTTTGGAAAGATCGGGTCCATTGTTGCCGACCGTGCGCGTGGCCTTAAAATGCAGGTTGTTGTTTATGATCCTTTTGTTACTCCGGAACAAATTGAAAAAGCCGGATACACATATGTTACTCTCGATGATTTATATGCCAAAGCAGATTATATTACAGTTCATGTTCCTAAACTGAAAGATACGCTGAATCTGCTTAACAAAGATGCTTTTGATAAGATGAAAAACGGCGTGATGATAATTAACTGTGCCAGGGGCGGAATAATTAATGAAGATGATCTGTATAATGCAATAAAATCAGGCAAGGTTGCTGGAACAGCATTGGATGTTTTTGAAAAAGAGCCTCCCGGCGCATCTCCTCTCTTTGAGCTGGATAGGGTTATATGCACACCGCATCTTGGAGCTTCCACACAGGAAGCCCAGGTGAATGTTGCTACAGCTGTTGCAGGCCAGATAATTGACTATTTAAAAAACGGCACAATTGCAAATGCGGTTAATGTTCCTTCTGTTACCGGAGAACTGTTGAAAAAAATCGGACCGTTTTTATTGCTTGCTGATAAAATGGGAAGCTTGCTTACCCAACTTTCGAAAGGCCCTTTTAAGGAAATTGTCATCGAATATACAGGCCATTTCGATGATCTTGACATGTCTCCTGTTTCAACAGCCGTTTTAAGAGGTTTGCTCGTACCTATTGTAAAAGATGATGTTAATTTTGTTAATGCCAATTTTATTGCAAAGGAAAGAGGTATAAAAGTTACTGAAACCGTAGCAGCCGATTCCGAAGATTTTATTAATCTTATTACAATAAAAGGTATTACTTCAGATAAAACTTACGTTGTTGCGGGTACCATTTTCGGTAAAAAAGATCCGAGAATTGTAAGAATAAATAATTTCAGACTTGAGATGCATCCAAGCGGACATCTTGCCTTAGTCCAAAATCTTGACAAACCCGGCGCAATCGGAAGTATTGGAACCGTTCTTGGCAAGAACAGTATTAATATAGGAAGAATGCAAGTGGGGCAGGAGGAGGAAGGAGAGAGAAATATCATATTGCTTAAAACCGATTTGCCGATTCCCGAATCCGTGCTTGAAGAATTAAGAGCATTGCCGCTGGTTAAGACTATTACGCTTCTTGAGCTTTAA